The genomic window GGGAAATTACCTTTTACAGGGAAAACAATAGGCTTTTCAGATGAGTATTTGGTGGAGAGTAAAGGCTGAAGATAAATCTACTTTTAGGACACCTGAAGTATCGTGCACACTTTCCTTCTATATATGGAATATGCACAGCCACTGCATACCATGGAGTGTGCTGAAAATCCCAGGTTTGGGCCACTTCTCCTTTCCCGTTGCTGTTGAGGTGATATCACCGTTGAGACTTCGTATTTGTATGTTGCCAACAACAGAGGCGCCCTGATCTGCACCTCAATACAGACGGTAACTTCTAGACTGACTCTGCAGGGACACCGAGTACTTCCAGCCCCCCGCGACAACTGACTTCGGCACCATTGAAAAACACTAGTCTTTATTAACATCTTAATGTTTAAATCAATGGGATTTCTTTAAACATGGATGGTAAGGCTTGACCCTACATCAATATAACTTAAAGAAGAGATGGTCAGATTCAGGAATAATCTTCTTGTACCGTCATACAAGAAAGCAACTTGCTCAATGGGAACTTTAGATAGATGGCTTTCGGTGTTATTCAGCAAAGGCATCAGAATCTGGCCCCAAGGAAGAATGAACGAActtgtgtatatgtgtgttttgGGAGGggttaaaatgaaatgtttagtttaatatattaaaaacagcAAGTATTTATTTAGTTCTTTGAGAGCTGAAGTTTTCAAGATTAGCTAAAAACTGCCTATGCTTAAATGCGAAATTACAAAAATGCAGATTTGATGCAAATTCTGCTTCCAGCATTGTCTTTGTGCTTATAGTGCAactaaaaattaaacttttttacAGAACTGCAGGAGAGTTCTAAATTATGAAGCATATTGCTTATCCTGCATTTTCCTAATGTCTCTTGTTATTCTAAATTGAAACAAGAACGAATATATGAGCAAGGTGAATATGTCAGTGTAGTAATAATTTTTTGACTTTAATATGAATATAGATCTTGAAAGAATCTCCTGAGTACAGTTTCTAAATAATAACAGGACGATAAAATATTTCTCACGTCTTAAATGTCTTAACATGGTGTTTGTGTACAAACATGTGCACACACTGTTCACATGATCAGCTACCAAAATTATACTAGAAAGGACATTCTCAAGGTTGTGAAGTCAAGCTCAGATGCTACTTTTTCCTAATACAGCCTGAAGTCAGCCCAACTCTGCATGTGTTCTGATGAAGCCCTTTATTATAAAAGCACTCTCTATTTTTCCCCAATGCTTGCTTTTTTCAGTACATGGAGGCAGTGTTCATTTTTTGTATTATTGTATGTCCCAACACATTCTTATTTTGTGCTATTAAGAAAGAACTAAGATCCTGTtagcttctttttaaagtaaCACTCCATGTTGCAGTGTCTGTATAATTCACTAATTACAAGTATTCCCTTACTGCTGCTTttgggtgtgtatgtgtgtgtttgcgCCAGGGCGTAACTGGGTTTTGTAAATTGAGAAAGTGTGAGAAGATAAACCAGAATTATTCATTAATATGGAGTGTCCAATTTAAGAAAACTTGGATCTGTTAgtgttttattcttcctttcttttcacccCCTCCCACCTGCTAAGTATTCTCTAGTGCTATCTCTGTGCAAAAAACATTCTGTCACTTGATCTGAGTTTTGCCTGAGAGCTCAGCACATCTGTAAAGCAACCCCTGGGGCACAAACCCAGCAGCAAGAAACCAAGGAACACAATATCCATCACAGGtgtgaaatactttgctttgAGTGACCTGTCCCTGTGAAACAATCTAATATTCTAGGATTGTATTCAATAATCTGGACCCAGAGATACTCCTTTCTTTTACTGGTTTGTTCCATTTCCATCTTCCATATTCCACAGTAGATAAATGAGATGTAGGGGCCTGACTTCAGCCTTGACAACACTTTTCTAAGACAGGGCCATTTCTGTGCATTATTTCATGTACTATGTATGGAAGGATGTAGATGGGATAAAATGGCTGACCGTCACAGCAGCTATTGTATTTTCAAAGCCAAATTTTGCCCTCTATTACCCCTCTCACAGTCCTGCCAAAGCAAATGGAATGTAAAATGTCAGAACTCAGTTCATTGTTGTTGAAGCTATAAAGCtcacttgtttgtttgcttgtggtATCTCAGTATCCTCACCTTGGCAAGATTAATATGAACTTTAGGCTTTAAAGCCCAGCAATGGATAGTCAAGATTCAGGCAATGTCCATGCCTCATTGGCTATTTGCCTAGTAAAACCCCTGGTGGGAGTCTTAACAGGGCAGCAAGTTCTTATAAAAAGCATACTGTGACCTGTTTTAGTGTTGGGAAATTGGCACATTTCCCTGCGATCCCAGGGTATGGGATAGGAGGTATGGGATATGAGGCTCCATTAGAAAGCAGCGTGGGTTGCtcagagcagagagggagagcaccaagggtgctgccagcagccctgtgTGTGAAGCCCTGCAAGGAGGAGCATGGTACACAGAGCTCAGCTGAGGGTGACACTGCCCTTTCCCCAGCAGGATGATGATGAGATGTCCTTGTTTTTCAGACCTGTAAGGCTAAGGACTGTAAGCCTAGGGGCTGGTGTCATGTGGATTCCTTCTGCTGATAGATCTGTCCTACCCAATGCCTCTACCTGCTGCACTTCCTTCCAGTGATGCCCATTCTCCGCTTGCCGTTTTGCGGCTGAAGAGTGCTAGAGTGTGAGCTGATTGTGAAGTGCCTTTGTAGTCCTGTTCTGAGGAAGAGGCTGGATTTGGATTCCTTTTCTCTCCCAGTGATTAAACCCTTTGACAAGACCAAGCCATACCCCACCCAAGCTCTTTTTTCCTGCCTCACATTTCAGTTAGATTAAGAGGGAAATGAAGAGATGAGGCCATCGGTGCGTGAAACGAAAGGGAAATGTAATAATGTCTAGCACAGGGCATGCAGCACCAAGATCATAGGACAAGCCATACTGCAATTAAGATAGCTAGGTGTTGCCTCACTCTTTCCATGAGGGATGAAACTTATTTTCATCCCAAACATGGATTGTTTCTCCCACTGACTGGGATATATTATCTCTGTGATGTGGCTGCCCCTTCGTTGCTGGACACTCCAGGCTCAGTGTAGCCCCTGCCTCTCTCAGTTCCTTTAGAGCCGGGTGTTTGGCAATGCCTTGAGCCTTTTTGTCTGTTTAGGGCTCCCTGTGCTTCACAGCCTTGTCTTGAGAGGCCGGAGAGGGCTTTGCACAAAACCCGGGCAGAACAGCGAGGGGGGCTCCGCTGAAGCCGAGTGACACGAGCCTGGGGAAAAGCAGTCGTGTGAGCTGTGCTGGCCCGGGGGAGCTGGGCTTGGCTGCTCTCCGGGACCGGGTAACGGGGAGGCCGAGccgcgggcgggcagcgccgagccccgggcaggcggggggagcccggcggggccggcgctgGGCGTGCGGGGCGACTGGCGTCTGTCCCGGGTCCTGAACGCCTCGCGGCCCTTCGCCCGCAGCAGCGGCtgccaaatgtatttttaaagcgaTGTAGCCTTTCTGTCCTTAGCGGCACCCCACGCCGGTCCGCCGTGCCAAACTCGGCACCGATACCAGCGGCTTAGCGCGTGTAGGACACTACCTGGAATTAACCCCAAGGCCAGTGCCCGCCTCCCGGGAGGATTCGCGGCTAGCAGCGGTGAAGCCGTCGGGAAAGGCATCGCGGCTCACTGCCACGGTCCCAGAGCTGGCATTGGTGCCTGACAGTCCCTCTTCAGGGCAGCGTGGAGGGTCACTTGACTGATCGCTGTCCTGGAAGGATGCAAccaccatccctcctgctgctgcgaCCCTCCGGCAAAGGCTTGTCCAGACCGTGTGGGATGCTCCGGCCAGGGTTGGGAGCGAGCCATtaaggcagagggagaggggcgTGTTCTACGCCGTGACCGAAAAAACACTCACAAAAGGCGATGCAGGCTTTGTACAAAAGTTTATTGCTCCATCGCCCACCCCCGCGGAGGCCCCGAGGGCGAGCCTGACTGTCTGTCTGCTGGGCACCGGCCTGGAGGCTCAGGAAGCGCTTGGGAGCCGGTCCCGGCTTcagcttctccctctcctccagaaACCTGGGAGAGAAGGGCAGAGAGCTGCTGGGGGAGCCGCTCCGAGGCTTTCAGCCGAGGACAGCGGCCGCTCTCTGCGGCTGCCCCGGCCACCTCCGCTTCGGTGGGCAGGGGCGAGCTCCGGGCTCCCCCGCTTCCCGGAGCCGCGGGGAGCCGCGGGCTCTAACCCGGCACCTACGGGCTTTGTACTGGTTGCATCCCAGCCCCGTCTGCGCGCCGATCCTCTCCATCCTCGTCCCAAAGCAGCCGGAGAAGTGCCTCCGTCTGTAGGAGGACAGGAGGCTCCTCCACTGGTTCTGCCCCTCCGCCGGCTGGAGAGGGCTGGGCGCCGGGAGCGGGGCACCCGGCGGACCGCTCTCCGCCCCCGGGAGGTCCCACTCGGAGCCGCCGTCCTCAGCCCCGGCCATCGGTTCGTCTTCCAGGCCCggttccccttcctcctcctggagCTGCCCCAGCGCCTCCAGGAGgtcctggagagggaaggagaggggagaaacGGCGGCCGCGGAGGGGGGACGGGGAGCCCGGTTCCTGCCCGCTTCGCCCCGACGGGACGGGTGCGGGTGGCCGCCCCGGGAGCCCCGGCCCGCCCCTGCCCCGATACCTGCAGGGACCGCAGCTCCGCACCGTGCTcgccgccggccgactgcgctcctgcccatggcaggacgAGCAGCAGCAGCGAGGCCCCGCAGCAGAGAGTCGGGAGCTgcatcctatcctatcctatcctatcctatcctatcctatcctaacCCAGCTGGGCACCGTGTCGCTGCTTTGCCCATGGATGCCTCTCCTTATATCCCTACTCTCTGCCCGGAGGGAGctcagctgcctcctgccagatCCCCGCAGGAGTCGGAGTGCTGCACTCTGCCCCCCGGCTTTGATAAGGGAACTGGTTACAACTGGCCCCACAGGTGACCCTTCAGGAGAGGGGGGGTCTCCTGAGGGCAGCAACTCCTCCAGAGGGAGAGAACTGCTCCAAGTCATCACCTCCCCTCCTGGCAGCACTCATTTTCCcggagatttcctccccctccaccctCTGCTCTCTATCACTGTTAGGTAGGAGTTGATGCAGTGAAAGGACCTTGCACTTTCTGCCTGTTTGCTCTGCTTCACATCTACAGGCATGCAGGAGCTGTGAGCTGGCCCAAGCAGGGGGTTGATTTCCCCTCCAAGGGGATGAGCAATGGATCATTTCTCCTCCATGGGGAGGAGAAGTAGGGGGAATCAGAAATTTTCCTCTGTCTGCAGCAGCTCCcaacagccttttcttctctgtatatatatttttgtgcTATGTGAATAGACCATGTCCCAAGATTTGGGTTTAGGAGattttccttccttgcaagtTCATGTGATGATGATGGTTCTTGACTTCCTCCGGCATTGCCTGCAAACCCTTCCCTCTATAGCTAAGAGGCACTAATGTTTTAGTGGCCTAAGTCTGCCTTGAGTAATGGTATAGCTGACCACTGCTATAAACAATACTTGCTCTCTAGCCATGCCTTGGCTACAGCAGTGAATCAGTCACCACCCTCTCCTCATATCACACCACCTTTCCCATAAATGATGGTGCGTTCTGTCCCCCACGGCTTGGGTTGGAGTGAGaaattcctgtggaaaaaaatgttctttccaGAAAGCCCAGGGGCCTTGCCCAAAGAAAGAGATTTTGTAGATCTTTAGATTTAGGCTCCCCAGATAAAAGTCTCTGAATTACCAATTTGGTGATTGTAACAGGCAGCCTGTTTGTATGAAACTTTCTCTTATTTTGCCTCAGAGCTTTACAGCAGTTTCTTATTAACTTTCAGTAAAACTTTCAGTGTCTCTTCTGTGTGAGTGGTGAATTTCAACTATAAATGAGTACAATTTCCACTGCTCCCAGGGTACAAATCAAGATGACCCTGTTAGATCCTTACAGAATGAAAGTCAGAACCCATGATATCCAGTGGGTAGAACAGCAGACAGGGTAATATTAAAGCAATTACACTAAGTCTCTGCCTTCTGCCCTCCTTGTTTGCTTAGCCAGTAGACTCATAAATCTCTCCGATTTCACTTGATATGCAGTGATTTCTGCTTGGGCCCTTATTTCAGAGATTGTCCTAAAGCTCAGCAATGCCAAAGAAAGCCTTTCCCCCAAGTTCAGAGGGTTTTGAACCAAGCTGTTGTGGACTTATTACTGCTAGGGGCTGTATGAACAAGCAACAACATACATTATGCTTTTACCTGTCCTTCCCCCATTTTCTTGTCCTTCTGTTCCACAAATCTACCTACAGCTGACATAATTTATCTTAGATTGGAAGCAAACTATCAACATCAGCTGGTGGGGGACAATGATCTCTGCATCCAGCAGTCTTAACAGTTGGCAAGTGGTTTTGTTTAAGGCATCACAGCAAAGAAGAATCTGGCAGAGAAACAAGGTGCATGTTTTGAAAGTAAGGTACATGAATGAAGGAAGCTTGCATCATGAGTGTTATGTTTATACAGAATAAGAGCAGATAGCTAAGGTGAGGATGAACATAATCAGTTTTGTGTGTAGTAGTAAAGACAGACAGGAGTGGAAAGGGATAAAGCAGCGAGAGTGTATGGGAACTGTGTGATGACCAAGTGAAATAAATGCAACTTAGCCCTCTAATAATAAACTAGGCAGACTTGAATCTTGGATGAGACCAAATCTTGACTGCTGCCTAACATCACTTATAAAGAGGTACCCCAAAAGCAGACACATTTGAGAAAGATACCTGTATGTTTCTTTATGTGTAGGAATAGTCTCATTGCAGGCTTTTCTTCTCTGCAACTTCTGTAATCCTAGTCTGTAAATTCATGCACTGCTGCTTAGTGGAGATGGAAATGACACAGCTAGAGATGAGCTTCCCCCATCTGACTGGCTTGTTAACTTCAAAGATTAGCTTTGATTATTTAAATGCTAATAGAACTCAGCAAATTACCTAAAGTACAAACACACCTGGCTTCAGTCCTAGGGATCTAATTATGGAGCCTTTTATGTGAAATAAATTGTTCTTGCTTTCTGAAAAGTGGTTTTTTAAAGTGCTCACACAAAATGCCAGGTGATGGGATGGCACATTACCAGTTCAGCCTCTGTGGAATTGGAGCTCTTATCTGTTTCTTATTCATCTTCTGTAGGATTTTTGTTCACAAGTGCTCACAGTTCAGTCTTTGACCTCCTCTGACCTCTGTTATTTTATCTGCAAATAATTTCAATGACCCACAGTTTATGTTAGTGTAGCTGAGTTTGGATACAGGCTAAGGATATTCAGGAAACAAACTCCAGTAGCACTTACCCTTCACTGGATTTTCAGTGAAATTTCAAAATCAGGAAGCTTTTATGCCTATGAGAATGTGCCTGTTCCTAGGGTTGCTGAGAGCAAGCTATCAGACCCAGGATTATTAGGAAGGAGGCTGTAACCTTTCCATTAGCACCATCACAAGATACTAGGTCTTCATTGTTTGACACCGTAATGGTCCATCGGCTTCGTGGATTAACCTTTCCACTGTATAGATTGAACCTGGCCCAGCCCCTGGGCTAGCATACCTGAAGAGGGACTCTATTTAAGAAAGCTGGATGCTTCCTGTCAAGTTCCCACAAATAAACATGTCTGCTTATTCTTAGTGTAAGCTGTCATGTATtgggggaaaagaagtgaaaatctCTTCCTGACTCTATGAAGGTGTATTAAGTTAGAATAATGAATCAGAAATCTCTCTGCTCACATTTGTGCAGGGTAGAGATCTTTGTATGATGGAAGCTACAGCAAGGGAGAGTATTATCTGTATGGCCCAACAAGACTCCAGACCTCCAGGAGAATTTGCCCACAAATTACTGTGTAGTCTATGGGGCTCCATCTAGAAAAGCTGTTCATACTGATCAGACCACAGTGTTAGTTTTAAGACATGTGTTAGTTTTAAGACATTCATAGCCTGTCTATTAATATGTGAATTATGCTGAAAACCGATTTATTTTTCATCCTCCATTCTCCACTTTAATTCTTCATCTGACTggtgaaatgcttcattttcttgttgttttgctTAGGAAAAGCAACACAGACTATAAGAAATTCATTATATGGACTCTTCTGTTTGAGAGCTTGTACTCGGGGGTGCCTATGTAAGTGATGAGACTATTCCTTGCCAATGAGTGTCTGTTCAGGGCATTTtcactgttgctgctgctttgttatcAAAGTTAACTTAAACAGAGTAAGTAGCAAACAGCATAAGACCTAACAAAAACTGTTAACTAGACAAGCCTTCAGGATATGTTGTTGAATTTTCAGCTCAGGATTTGTGTTGATAGCCTTGTATCTGGTTTGAGGAGAGGAAGATTCTGGAGGATGGAATAGCCATAGAGAGGTAGAATTAATGGTGATTTCTAAATGTGCAAGAGATATTGAAAGGGTAAAAGATTGCAAGAAAATAGAGAGAGAAGCTATTGGTAGCTTGTGCAAGGGGAGAGTATCTCCATTAACAAATTGTTCTGTGCTTTCTGGTCTCTGATAGTCAGCTCTTAAGTGTTGAAGCATATGTTCATGAGCTTGTTGTACTGATGTCCTTCCTAGAGCAAGTCTGTGGCATCAGGGTGGAAGCTATATCTTGAAAATAGCATGAGAGAAGAACAAAGCTTTCTCTATTTTGGCTCTGGAGCCTGGGATCACCTTCATTCTATGGGAGTTGTGGTTAGAAGGAGCAGAACCAAATCACAGAGTTTAAGTGATTGAGGCAGGCCCAGAAACTAGACCTCTATCTGCTCTGTGCAAACAAGCTTTCTTAATGAGAGCTGAACTGCCAGGGATTCAGAG from Accipiter gentilis chromosome 1, bAccGen1.1, whole genome shotgun sequence includes these protein-coding regions:
- the NPPA gene encoding natriuretic peptides A, with translation MQLPTLCCGASLLLLVLPWAGAQSAGGEHGAELRSLQDLLEALGQLQEEEGEPGLEDEPMAGAEDGGSEWDLPGAESGPPGAPLPAPSPLQPAEGQNQWRSLLSSYRRRHFSGCFGTRMERIGAQTGLGCNQYKARFWRRGRS